In Microbulbifer agarilyticus, the DNA window CCACGCCCACCAGCTGTGGGCCACTGCCCGGTCGCACGTGCTTGAAGGCAAAAGTGCGGTCGTAATAGCCTGCACCCATCCCGAGACGCGCACCGCTTGGATCAAAAGCCACCAGTGGCACCAACACGATATCCAGCTTCTGCGGCTTGCGCACTTCGCTGCGGCTGAAGGCCGGCTCCGGAATACCGTAACGGTTGCGATAGCGTAACGGGGCTCCATGCCAGCGCAGAAACGTCATGGTGTTGCGCCCGGGGCGCGGCAGGGCGGGCAGGTAAAACTGTTTGTCCGGGAAGCGCACTTGTAGCGCGCGCGGGTCTATCTCTCCGTCCATGGGCCAGTAGATGCCGATATGCCGTGCGCGTTTTAGCTCCGGGCTGCGTGCCAGTCGCAGGCACAAGTGTCGGCTGGCGAGTCGCTGCTGGTTGGGATTGAGTGCACGGCGCGCGGCACGTATCCGTTTACGCAATTGGTGCTTGTTTGGCGGTGCGGGAGAATTTGGCATGGATTGGCTGGTATGCGTTTTCCACTACCTGTCGCAGCGAAAGCGCGAGATGGGAATTAAGAGCCCCGAAATGCGGCTGAAGACATAGCCTTGAACCGTAAGGCTCAAGGTGGCGGTCCCCGGGATGTATAAGGCTTTCCGCTACGTGGCGGACTTGCACACCAACACCCGCTGGAAACCTCCAGGGTAGAATTATCGGCTCAGGACATAGTCAACTGGCCAACACTTCAGGGCGTGTAAGCAGTATACCTCTTGTGGGGGATCTTGGCTAAACGCACTTTCGCGCCAAAACGGTCTTTTTTGCGCTAGTCAAGCTTGCTGCGGGAAGAAAGGGCGGGGAATTAAATAAAAAGTTAAATATTGTCGAATTTGTTCAGTGCGTCCTGAACTTTTTCGTGTAACCGGTCGAGCATTTGCTCTTCCACCGGCTGGCGGGCAAGGCCTGCTTTGGCCTGAATCAATTCGTGGGCAATGTTCAGCGCGGCCATCACCGCAATACGCTCGGCACCGATCACAGAGCCGCTGTTGCGGATTTTTGCCATGCGCTCGTTAAGCAGTTTCGCAGAGGCCTGCAAGCCAGCCTGCTCTTCTTCGGAGCAGGCAACCCGGTACTCTTTGTCGAGTATGGTTACTGCGACTGTGGCGGATTGGTTGGTATTACTGCTCATGGATCATCAGGGCTCGGGCGATTTGACTCTTGCTGCCAGTATTTCGAATCTGGTTTCAGCGGTCAGGGTTAATGCCCTTCAGGCGGTTGATAATGGTTTCAACACGGCTGCGGGCAATTTCATTGTTCTTAATTAGCCGTTGGCGCTCTTGTTGCCACAGGCCTTCCTGCTCGCGCAGGGCCTGATTGTCGGCCGCCAGCTGCTGATACTGTTGTATCAGCGTATCCAGCTTGAGTTCTAACGCCTGTACTTTGTCCATAATTCCTGCGTATCGTGTGCGCCGCCTGCTCCAATGACCTGCGCAAGCCGGGGTATTCCGCTACTATATTGCCGGTATATTTTAGGGTCAATTACCTGCAATAGCTGTATGCCCGCACGATTGTCCGTCGGGGTAGTGAATTAGCTATTATTTCGCCACATTGGCGATTTATTCGCACATTTGATTTTCCATCGAAGATTATTTCACGTGCGGCTGGTCAATTCCCGGCGCTAGCGCAAATTTTTTGCTTTCCGGGCTCTGCCGTGGCCAAGCGCGCGAGACGGGAAGTGAAAGGATTGTCGTGCTCGCTCTGGCGCACCCGCTTTGTGGTAGCCGCAGGCCCACGCGTAACGAGTTTGTTTTTGGAGAAAGTATGTCCGCAAAAAAAATGTCGTTTGATGACCTGGCCAATCAGATCGTTGCGGCGGGAGGCAAGGTAGGCCCGAGTGAGCTGCACGGGTTTATCTGCGGATTGCTCGCCGCCGGGAGCCGCCCTGATGCGGGGCGCTGGCAGAAGGAGGCCGGTGAGTTTCTCGGTCTGGAAGCGGTACCGGCTGAACTGAATAATGATGTACAGGCGCTGGCGAAGAAAAGTCTCGACGATTTTTCCGAAAAGGATTTTTCGTTTGAGCCGCTGCTCAGTGATAGCGATGAACTGGCGGAGCGTGGCCAGACGTTGTGCCTGTGGTGCGAGGGTTTTCTGCACGGCTTTGGTATCGGCAAGTACACAGGCGAACTTTTGCCGACCAGCAGCGAGGCATTGAAAGATATGGCGGAAATTGCCCAGCTGGATGCCGAAGGCATGGAAAATGATTCCGAGCAGGAACGCCAGCTGTTCGAAGTGCAGGAGTATGTGCGCATGGGCGCGCTGAATATTTTTGTTGAATGTAACGATGCCGCTCAGGGTGACTCTGCAGCGGCGTCGCAAAAGCCTGCCGGCCCCACTTTGCATTGATATCTGGCCTGTCGCATCGTCAATGAATATCTCAAAAGCCGAATACGCCCGCCGCCGCCAGCGTTTGGTGGATGCGTTGCCGGAAAACAGTGTCGCCATTGTGCCTGCTGCACGGGAACAGCTGCGCTCCCGCGATACCTACTTCCCGTTTCGCCAGGACAGTGATTTTCTCTACCTGAGTGGTTTTAGTGAGCCGGAATCCCTGCTGGTCATTGCGCCGGGGCGTGCGCAGGGCGAGTCCGTGTTGTTCTGTCGCGAGCGCGATGCAGACAAGGAAATGTGGGATGGCCCGCGCCTTGGGCCGGAGCGGGCGGCGGAGAGCTGCGGCCTGTGCGATGCGTTCCCGATCGGCGATCTCGACGATATTCTTCCCGGCCTGCTCGAGGGGCGGGAATTTATTTGTTACACCATGGGGCGTTATCCACAGCTGGATCGGCGACTGCAGGCCTATCTGCAGGGAATCGATGAGGCGCCCGGCAGCAGCGGCGCGCCGCAGATGGTGAGCCTCGACCCGCTGCTGCACGATTTGCGCCTGTTCAAAAGCGCTGCGGAGATTCGCCTGATGGCGCGCGCGGCAGAGATCAGCGCGGCAGGGCATCGCCGTGCGATGCAGGTTTGTCGCCCTGGAATCTACGAGTACCAGCTGGAAGCAGAATTACTGCATACCTTTGCCACCGGGGGCGCGCGGGAGCCAGCCTATCCGAGCATTGTGGGCGGCGGTTGCAACGCCTTGATCATGCATTACATCGCCAATAATGCGCAGCTGAAAAAAGACGACCTGGTATTGATTGATGCGGGCTGTGAGTATCGCGGCTATGCCGCCGATATTACCCGCACCATTCCCGTCAGTGGCCGTTTCAGTGGCCCGCAAAAAGCCGTATATGAGATTGTGCTCGCCAGCCAGGAGGCGGCGATTGAAGAAATTCGCCCTGGACATGATTGGGATCAGCCGCACCTCGCCAGCGTTGAAGTTATTGTGCAGGGACTAAAAGACCTGGGGCTGTTGCAGGGCGATATTGACGGGCTGATTGAGTCCGGTGCTTACCGGAAATTTTATATGCATAGAGTCGGCCACTGGCTGGGCATGGACGTGCACGATGTGGGTGACTACAAGGTGCACGGGCAGTGGCGACAGCTGGAAGTCGGGATGGCGATGACGGTGGAGCCCGGTATTTACATCGGTGCGGAGGAAACGTCGGTGGCGGAAAAATTCCGCGGCATCGGTATTCGCATTGAAGACGACGTAGCGCTGACGAAAGAGGGCTGCAAAATTTTGTCTGCGGGTGCGCCAAAATCCATTGCCGATATCGAACACCTTATGAGCGCCGGTGATTTGATTCAGGAGGCCCTGCTATGACCGGCAAACAAATGGTCGACAAGCAAATGACCGACGTTGCCATTGTCGGTGGTGGCATGGCCGGGGCCAGTCTGGCACTGCTGTTGGCCCACCATTGCCCGGGACTCAAAGTTACTTTGCTCGAGCGCCAGTCGATTGCTATCGAAGCCGACGAGCTCAAATTACCCAGCTTCGATACCCGTGCCACCGCGATTGCTGCGGGTAGCCTACGGATTTTTGACGAGCTGGGGTTGTGGCCTGAGTTGCAGAAGTACGCTGCACCGATCCGCCGGGTTCAGGTGTCTGATCGCGGTCACAGCCTTGGCGCCAGTTTGCAGGCGCAGCGGGAAGCGGATGCGAGCTTTGCTGGCATGCTCGGCGCGGTTGTGGAAAACGCGGCCCTGGGGCCGATGTTGTATCGCGCCCTGGCAGAATCCGCGGTAGATGTGTGGGCGCCCGCCGAAGTTGCGAAAGTGGAGATGCATCTTCAGGGGGCTCACCTAGAGGTGCAATGTGATACGCAGGTTACCAAGCTGGATACCCGCCTGCTGGTGGTGGCTGATGGCGCGGATTCCGCGTTGTGCCGCCAGTTGGGTATTGCCACCGAGAAAGTCGATTACCAGCAGCATGCGCTGGTGACCACTGTGGGGTTGCAGCGTGATCATGCCGGGGTGGCCTATGAGCGCTTTACCGACCGCGGTCCCATGGCCTTGCTGCCGTTGCCCAAGCGCGACGGGGTGCACCGCGCAGCGCTGGTTTGGACTTGTGAAAACGGCAGTGAGCAGGAACTTGCAGGCCTGCCCGAAGCCGAGTTTTTACAGCGTTTGCAGGATAGCTTTGGCTGGCGCGCGGGGCGCATCGTGCGTGCGGGCAAGGTGCACAGTTATCCGCTGACACTGTCGTTGGCGCGGGAACAGGTGCGCCGCGGGGTGGCACTGGTGGGCAATAGCGCGCACTTTCTGCATCCGGTGGCGGGGCAGGGGTTCAATCTCACTTTGCGCGACTGCGAAACCCTGGCACGTATTATCGGGCGGGAAATGGCGGAAAAAGACGCGAATTTCGCGCAAAGTGGCCCCGGCGAGCTAGAATTAATGCAGCATTTTTGGCGTGAGCGCCAACAGGACCAGATGCTCACCATCGGTTTCAGCGACAAGGTCCCGTCACTATTTGCCTCCCGCAACCTGTTGGTCAGCGGTTTGCGCCAGTTGGGCTTGCTGGGACTGGCTCTGGCTCCGACCACGCGGGCCGCTTTTGCCCGGCAAGCCGCTGGGATTGCACGATAAGCACACTATAACAGTTCGGATTTCTGCGGCGCTTCGGCAATGGATCGGATCGCCTACTCCTCTCACAATTTCTTGCCCGGAGACACACTGCCTATGAACAGACAGCGAATGGACGTGACCATCGTTGGTGGCGGTATGGTGGGGATGGCGCAGGCGGCCCTGCTTGCTGTGCGCTGCCCGCAATTGCGCATTTCGCTGTTGGAGGCATCAAGCGTGGAGCAACCGGTACGCCCGGATGCCTACGATGCACGGGTAGTGGCATTGACCGAAGCTTCCCGCAATCTCCTGGAAGAGACCGGCGCCTGGCAGCGGATTGAAGGCGAGCGTGAATGCCCATACACCCAGATGCGGGTGTGGGATGCGGAGGGCACCGGCTCGGTCTATTTCGACTGTCGGGATGTGAAATTGCCCAATCTGGGGCACATCGTTGAAAACAATGTGATCCTGGCGGCGTTGCGCGCGCGTATTGAAGAGTTGCCTAACGTAAGTATGGAAACTGGCTTTAAATTGGAAAGCTGGTGGCGGGATTGCGGCTTGTGGCACTTACAGGCGCGCAGCCCCAATCGAGAAATGATCGATGGTCTAGATGAGCAGTCCCCGGTGTACACCACGCGCTTGTTGGTTGGTGCTGACGGTGCTCGGTCGCGTGTGCGTGACCTGCTGCGTATCCGTACGCGGGACGTGGACTATCGCCAGACCGCGCTGGTCTGTGTGGCGCGCTGTGAACAGTCTCATCAGTACACTGCCTGGCAACGTTTCCTGGATACCGGTCCGGTGGCGATGTTGCCGCTTGCGGGCCTGGGTGATGATAAGCACTGTGCGGTGGTTTGGTCTGCGGACGACGATCTCGCTCGCGAGCTGGTGATGCTGGACGATAAAGCGTTTGCGCTAAATCTCGAGAAGGCTATTGAAAGTCGCCTGGGTAGTATTGAGTCGGTGAGTGAGCGCTTTTCTTTTGCGCTGCGCGCGCGCCACGCCGAGTCTTATTTCGGCCCGGGTGCCGCACTGATTGGCGATGCCGCACACAGTATTCATCCACTGGCGGGGCAGGGTGCCAACCTCGGGCTGATGGATGCGCAGGTGCTGACGGAAGAAGTCGAGCGCGCCCTGAAGCGGGGCATTTCCCCTGCACATGTGTCGGTGCTGTCGCGCTACCAGCGTCGTCGTCGCGGTGAAAATGCATCGACCCTCAAGGCCATGAGTGCATTTAAATCCCTGTTTGGTGCGGGCGATTTGCAGTGGCGCTGGCTGCGCAATACCGGGCTCAGTATGGTCGACGCCAGCCCGATGCTGAAAAAGCGTATTATTATGCGCGCAATGTCGGTTTAAGATTTGCACCAAAGCATGGAGCACAACAATGAAACGCGGCAAATTAGCCGCGTTTTTTATTGGGTCTAAATGCAAGTTGATTGAATAAGGATTGCCGTTTGAATCAGTGGATTACCATCTGTGAGTTCCCTCTGGGCAGAGACCTTTCTCCGCTCGCGGAATTTATTCGCCGCCACGAGTTGCCTGTGCGTATCAGTGAAGAAAACAATGCACAGGTGGTCGCCAGTCTGGTGCCACAGTTGGTGGAACCGTTGCGTGATCTATTCGCCCGCTGGCAGGAAGGTAGTGTGGACCTGGCTCGGGTTGAGGTGCAGGTCCACGACTCTTCTGAAGCGCAGGGTGAAACCGATAAAGTAAATGGCAGTAGTGAAGTAGATGGTGCGGCCGCGCAACCTGCGACCGAGGCCCGCGCGGAAAAAACGGAGCGAGCCGAAAGCGTCGAACCAGTATCGGCGATCCCACAGTGGCCGCTGCAGCAGACGCCGGTATCCCTGTTGTTGATCGCCCTGTGTTTTATCGGTTGGTTTTTACTGCGCCAGGGCTGGGCCGAGCCCCTGGTGATTTATCCGGAGCAGCAGGGTGACTTTGATTTGCCGGGTTCGATATTGAGCCAGCAGTTGTCCCAGGGCGAATTTTGGCGGCTGTGGACGCCGGCGATGGTGCACTTCTCGATTCCGCATGCACTGTTTAACAGTCTGGGTATATGGATTGTCGGACGTTCGCTGGAGGCGCGTGCGGGATCACTGTGGTTTGCATTGCTGGTACTGATCAGTGCGCCGGTGGCCAATATTGCTCAGTATGCCTGGTCACCCGGTAATTTATTTGGCGGCATGTCCGGAGTGGTTTATGCCCTGATCGGTGCGGCGCTGGTAATCCAGCGCTGGCAGCCCCAGTGGCGCGATGTGCCTGCGGCTTTAATCTGGTTGGCGGTGGTGTGGTTGCTAGTGTGTATGACCGGGTTAGTGGATTATTTTATCCCCGGCGGTATTGCTAATGCGGCGCACGCAGGGGGATTTGCCGCGGGCCTTTTGCTTGGGATACTGTTTTGTCTGGGCGGTGGCGCGCAGCGGTATTTTGCAACGCCCGCGCAATCACAAAGCGCCCAAACAAATACAAGCCGAAAGTCCTTCTGATCGCTTATGTTATTACTGATTGTTTATGTTCTTGTCGCGCTGGGATTCTCTTTTCTGTGCTCCATTGCGGAGTCGGTAATTCTCAGTGTGACCCGTCCTTATATCCGCCTGCTAGAGCGGGAGGGGCACCGTTCCGGTAAATTGCTGGGGCAGCTGAAAGACGATATCAACGCGCCCCTCGCGGCCATTCTTACCTTGAACACCGTTGCCCATACGGTGGGTGCGGCAGGTGCTGGTGCCCAGGCGGCGGCGGTATTCGGCAACCAATATCTGGGTATTGCCTCGGCGATTCTCACCCTGCTGATTCTGGTGTTCTCTGAAATTATCCCGAAAACCCTTGGTGCGCTGTACTGGCGTCAGCTGGCGCCTACCACGGCTTACGTGCTGCGTTATCTGGTGATTCTACTGAAGCCGTTTGTGTGGCTCTCCGAGTGGCTTACCAAAGGGTTGGCACATGGCACCACATTGACTGGTTTCAGCCGCGAAGAGTTTGCGGTAATGGCGGAAATTGGTGAGGCGGAAGGGCAGCTGGAGCGACAAGAGTCCAGCATCTTGCACAACTTGTTTTTTACCCTGCGCGATCACACTGTGCGTGAGGTTATGACGCCGCGTACCGTAGTGTTTTCCCTTTCCCAAGATATGACGGTAGCGGAAGCTTACGAACAGGTAGAGAAGAGCCGCTTCTCCCGTATCCCTGTGTATGAACAGGATGATGCGGATTTTGTGGTGGGCTTTGTGCTCAAGCAGGACCTGCTATTGGCCTATGCGCGAGACGAAGGTGATACCCCGCTGCGCAGTCTGCGCCGGGATTTGTTGATGGTGCCGGAGACCGCGGCCATCTATCAGGTGTTCCACAAGATGCTGTCGCGACGGGTGCAGATAAGTGCGGTGGTGGATGAGTACGGTAGCCTCGAGGGGCTGGTGGCCCTGGAAGATATTCTCGAGACCCTGCTGGGTGAAGAGATTGTCGATGAAGCGGATAAAACCCCTGACCGCCAGGAGGTGGCGAAGCGCCTGTGGCGTATCCGTGCCAAGCGACATGGCCTGCGCGTGGATGAAGGTGCGAGCCGGCAACAACAGGGCCCGGACCCGCAGGACAAGCTTCGCGAGCAGGTGAAGTCCGATGTGGATGAGCTGCTGGATAAAAAAGAGGGGCCCGCAGGTGAGGAAAATACAGCAGGGAAGGAAGACGGCAAGTAGCCGTCTTCTTAACCCAATACCAAGTTCCAGTTGGTCAGCAAAATAATGATGGTTACCGTGCCCACCAGCAGGTTCATGGGGATGCCGACCTTCAGATAGTCGGAGAAGCGATAACCTCCCGGGCCGTAAACCATCAGGTTGGTCTGGTAGCCCAGTGGCGTGGCGAAACTGGCAGAAGCCGCCATCATCACGGCAAACATAAAAGGTTCCGGGTTCAGGCCGGCGCTGGCGGTAATCTGCAACACGATGGGCACCATGATGATGGCCGCCGCATTATTGGTCACCATTTCTGTAAGCAGGGATACGCACAGGTATACCAGAATTAGCATCAGCCAGGGGTGACCGTAAGATAGCGAAATTACCCCCTCCGCCAGTACCGCGGCGACGCCGGTTTTCTGCAGTGCGACGCCGAGGGCGAAGGAAGCGGCAATGGTGATCAATACCGGTAAATCTAGACTTTTTTGTGCCTGATTTACCGAGCAGCAGCGGGTGATCAGCATGGCACCGGCGCCGAGCAGAGAAGCGTTCAGCATGCTGATCAGGCCCGAGCCTGCCGCCAATACGATGGCGATCAGGATCAGCCAGGCGGTGAGTCCTTTTTCATGCCGGGGGCTTTCCGCTTCCAGATCGTTGATCAGCAGGAAGTCTTTGCTGTAGCGCTGGCGCAACACAAAGCCCGGACGGGCCTCCAGTAGCAGCGTGTCACCGGCCATCAACTTGGTGCTACCCAGGTTGCCGGACACCCGCTCCCCCTGCCTCGCTACTGCCAGCACGGCGGCGCCGTAACGCTTGCGAAACTGGGCATCGCGGATGCTGGTGCCGACCACCTCGCAGTGGGGGGAAACCACCACTTCCACCAGCCGGCGCTCTTCGAAACCGGTTTCCAGTGCGGCCTCTTCGTGATCGTGATCGGAAGGAACGATACCGCGCATACGCAGCAGGTCGGAAATGGCCTCGGTATCA includes these proteins:
- a CDS encoding UbiH/UbiF/VisC/COQ6 family ubiquinone biosynthesis hydroxylase — encoded protein: MNRQRMDVTIVGGGMVGMAQAALLAVRCPQLRISLLEASSVEQPVRPDAYDARVVALTEASRNLLEETGAWQRIEGERECPYTQMRVWDAEGTGSVYFDCRDVKLPNLGHIVENNVILAALRARIEELPNVSMETGFKLESWWRDCGLWHLQARSPNREMIDGLDEQSPVYTTRLLVGADGARSRVRDLLRIRTRDVDYRQTALVCVARCEQSHQYTAWQRFLDTGPVAMLPLAGLGDDKHCAVVWSADDDLARELVMLDDKAFALNLEKAIESRLGSIESVSERFSFALRARHAESYFGPGAALIGDAAHSIHPLAGQGANLGLMDAQVLTEEVERALKRGISPAHVSVLSRYQRRRRGENASTLKAMSAFKSLFGAGDLQWRWLRNTGLSMVDASPMLKKRIIMRAMSV
- a CDS encoding cell division protein ZapA; translation: MSSNTNQSATVAVTILDKEYRVACSEEEQAGLQASAKLLNERMAKIRNSGSVIGAERIAVMAALNIAHELIQAKAGLARQPVEEQMLDRLHEKVQDALNKFDNI
- a CDS encoding SLC13 family permease, translating into MATLIFTRVHAYLVMMAALTLLSVSGILTPIEALSGFSNSGLITVAAMFVVATGIHASGGIDMLVKHVLGRPKGTRSAMLRVFAPVVALSGYLNNTPVVATMIPALNAWAKRIDIAPSKLMIPLSYGAILGGTLTLIGTSTNLVVNGQYQAITGNEGFSLFSIAAVGLPAALVGVAFMLIFFPRWLPDRREKTPFGNLREFTLEVAIDGNGPLVGQTVEDAGLRGLRRVYLVEIERDNHVITPVRSEEKLRGGDRLVFAGDTEAISDLLRMRGIVPSDHDHEEAALETGFEERRLVEVVVSPHCEVVGTSIRDAQFRKRYGAAVLAVARQGERVSGNLGSTKLMAGDTLLLEARPGFVLRQRYSKDFLLINDLEAESPRHEKGLTAWLILIAIVLAAGSGLISMLNASLLGAGAMLITRCCSVNQAQKSLDLPVLITIAASFALGVALQKTGVAAVLAEGVISLSYGHPWLMLILVYLCVSLLTEMVTNNAAAIIMVPIVLQITASAGLNPEPFMFAVMMAASASFATPLGYQTNLMVYGPGGYRFSDYLKVGIPMNLLVGTVTIIILLTNWNLVLG
- a CDS encoding UPF0149 family protein translates to MSAKKMSFDDLANQIVAAGGKVGPSELHGFICGLLAAGSRPDAGRWQKEAGEFLGLEAVPAELNNDVQALAKKSLDDFSEKDFSFEPLLSDSDELAERGQTLCLWCEGFLHGFGIGKYTGELLPTSSEALKDMAEIAQLDAEGMENDSEQERQLFEVQEYVRMGALNIFVECNDAAQGDSAAASQKPAGPTLH
- a CDS encoding TIGR02449 family protein; amino-acid sequence: MDKVQALELKLDTLIQQYQQLAADNQALREQEGLWQQERQRLIKNNEIARSRVETIINRLKGINPDR
- the ubiH gene encoding 2-octaprenyl-6-methoxyphenyl hydroxylase, with the protein product MTGKQMVDKQMTDVAIVGGGMAGASLALLLAHHCPGLKVTLLERQSIAIEADELKLPSFDTRATAIAAGSLRIFDELGLWPELQKYAAPIRRVQVSDRGHSLGASLQAQREADASFAGMLGAVVENAALGPMLYRALAESAVDVWAPAEVAKVEMHLQGAHLEVQCDTQVTKLDTRLLVVADGADSALCRQLGIATEKVDYQQHALVTTVGLQRDHAGVAYERFTDRGPMALLPLPKRDGVHRAALVWTCENGSEQELAGLPEAEFLQRLQDSFGWRAGRIVRAGKVHSYPLTLSLAREQVRRGVALVGNSAHFLHPVAGQGFNLTLRDCETLARIIGREMAEKDANFAQSGPGELELMQHFWRERQQDQMLTIGFSDKVPSLFASRNLLVSGLRQLGLLGLALAPTTRAAFARQAAGIAR
- a CDS encoding 5-formyltetrahydrofolate cyclo-ligase, whose amino-acid sequence is MPNSPAPPNKHQLRKRIRAARRALNPNQQRLASRHLCLRLARSPELKRARHIGIYWPMDGEIDPRALQVRFPDKQFYLPALPRPGRNTMTFLRWHGAPLRYRNRYGIPEPAFSRSEVRKPQKLDIVLVPLVAFDPSGARLGMGAGYYDRTFAFKHVRPGSGPQLVGVAHQLQCVEKLTMESWDIPLALVATDTRLYRCD
- the pepP gene encoding Xaa-Pro aminopeptidase encodes the protein MNISKAEYARRRQRLVDALPENSVAIVPAAREQLRSRDTYFPFRQDSDFLYLSGFSEPESLLVIAPGRAQGESVLFCRERDADKEMWDGPRLGPERAAESCGLCDAFPIGDLDDILPGLLEGREFICYTMGRYPQLDRRLQAYLQGIDEAPGSSGAPQMVSLDPLLHDLRLFKSAAEIRLMARAAEISAAGHRRAMQVCRPGIYEYQLEAELLHTFATGGAREPAYPSIVGGGCNALIMHYIANNAQLKKDDLVLIDAGCEYRGYAADITRTIPVSGRFSGPQKAVYEIVLASQEAAIEEIRPGHDWDQPHLASVEVIVQGLKDLGLLQGDIDGLIESGAYRKFYMHRVGHWLGMDVHDVGDYKVHGQWRQLEVGMAMTVEPGIYIGAEETSVAEKFRGIGIRIEDDVALTKEGCKILSAGAPKSIADIEHLMSAGDLIQEALL
- a CDS encoding rhomboid family intramembrane serine protease, which translates into the protein MNQWITICEFPLGRDLSPLAEFIRRHELPVRISEENNAQVVASLVPQLVEPLRDLFARWQEGSVDLARVEVQVHDSSEAQGETDKVNGSSEVDGAAAQPATEARAEKTERAESVEPVSAIPQWPLQQTPVSLLLIALCFIGWFLLRQGWAEPLVIYPEQQGDFDLPGSILSQQLSQGEFWRLWTPAMVHFSIPHALFNSLGIWIVGRSLEARAGSLWFALLVLISAPVANIAQYAWSPGNLFGGMSGVVYALIGAALVIQRWQPQWRDVPAALIWLAVVWLLVCMTGLVDYFIPGGIANAAHAGGFAAGLLLGILFCLGGGAQRYFATPAQSQSAQTNTSRKSF
- a CDS encoding hemolysin family protein produces the protein MLLLIVYVLVALGFSFLCSIAESVILSVTRPYIRLLEREGHRSGKLLGQLKDDINAPLAAILTLNTVAHTVGAAGAGAQAAAVFGNQYLGIASAILTLLILVFSEIIPKTLGALYWRQLAPTTAYVLRYLVILLKPFVWLSEWLTKGLAHGTTLTGFSREEFAVMAEIGEAEGQLERQESSILHNLFFTLRDHTVREVMTPRTVVFSLSQDMTVAEAYEQVEKSRFSRIPVYEQDDADFVVGFVLKQDLLLAYARDEGDTPLRSLRRDLLMVPETAAIYQVFHKMLSRRVQISAVVDEYGSLEGLVALEDILETLLGEEIVDEADKTPDRQEVAKRLWRIRAKRHGLRVDEGASRQQQGPDPQDKLREQVKSDVDELLDKKEGPAGEENTAGKEDGK